A window of bacterium BMS3Abin14 contains these coding sequences:
- the potA_2 gene encoding spermidine/putrescine import ATP-binding protein PotA, whose product MIEATGLSVTFGKFLLRELNLTIHPGESFFILGPSGAGKSLLLETLLGIRRPDAGKVFLEGRDITELPPAERQVAYVPQDLALFPHLSVRENILFGLKVQKSSSEDMSERLNRMVDLLDLHDIIPRKSVLSLSGGEKQRVALARALILNPKVLFMDEPFKALDISLRRRLLTEVRHLQRELGLTLVHVTHDPEEGFLMADRMVLLMNGRIEQMGTPNELYYKPGNLRVATFLMLQNIFPGRMGKKTGDGYQEISLEDEDLMLLSTPSSRFPEGSPVLVGARPEEVIIVEPGRPPDTEHQKNLLLAEVTGWVDLGHYRSVNLRVGQLKLESWLSIREARECPLNVGMEVWCHIRPWSFCLLTPES is encoded by the coding sequence ATGATCGAGGCCACCGGTCTCAGCGTTACATTTGGAAAGTTCCTACTGCGGGAGTTGAATCTAACTATTCATCCAGGAGAGAGTTTTTTTATCCTCGGGCCCTCGGGGGCCGGAAAATCACTTCTTCTGGAGACGCTTCTGGGAATTCGCCGACCTGACGCCGGCAAGGTCTTTCTGGAAGGACGGGACATCACTGAGCTTCCTCCAGCTGAGCGTCAGGTGGCCTATGTTCCCCAGGACCTTGCCCTTTTCCCCCACCTTTCCGTCCGAGAGAACATTCTGTTCGGCCTGAAGGTTCAGAAAAGTTCCTCAGAGGATATGTCGGAGCGTCTGAACCGCATGGTTGATCTTCTGGATCTGCACGATATCATTCCCAGGAAGAGCGTTCTTAGCCTCTCAGGCGGTGAGAAGCAAAGGGTGGCGTTGGCCAGGGCTCTCATCCTCAATCCCAAGGTCCTCTTCATGGATGAGCCGTTCAAAGCCTTGGATATTTCCCTGAGACGAAGGCTGCTTACGGAGGTCAGGCACCTCCAGAGGGAACTCGGGTTGACTCTGGTGCACGTGACGCATGATCCGGAGGAAGGATTTCTTATGGCGGACCGGATGGTCCTCTTAATGAACGGCCGCATCGAGCAGATGGGAACTCCCAATGAGTTGTACTACAAACCCGGCAACCTCCGGGTGGCCACGTTCCTGATGCTGCAGAACATCTTTCCGGGACGGATGGGAAAGAAGACGGGCGATGGTTACCAGGAGATCAGTTTGGAGGACGAGGATCTAATGCTGCTTTCCACGCCTTCATCAAGGTTTCCCGAAGGGAGCCCCGTGCTGGTTGGCGCAAGGCCGGAAGAGGTGATCATCGTCGAACCGGGCCGCCCGCCTGACACAGAACATCAGAAGAACCTTCTTCTCGCAGAAGTAACAGGATGGGTTGACCTCGGACATTACCGGTCGGTGAACCTGAGAGTTGGTCAGTTGAAACTGGAGAGCTGGCTGAGTATCCGGGAGGCCCGGGAGTGTCCCCTTAACGTGGGCATGGAAGTCTGGTGCCACATCAGACCCTGGAGCTTCTGCCTCCTCACTCCTGAATCGTAA
- the ttrA gene encoding tetrathionate reductase subunit A precursor yields MKKKDKEQIAAQAEVIDEKGVNRRGFLKCGAFLGGSLLVASQMEWALGMVAKAEAGTLSADDTYELAKAENIIYGACLQCHTACSIKGKILNGVLVKIDGNPYSAMTMSPHLSYKTNLAEAAKVDGHLCPKGQAGIQSLYDPYRIVKVLKRAGKRGENKWQVVSFDQAVNEIVNGGKLFKHVAGEKNRTVKGLKETYALRDSKVAAAMAKDAAAVGKKKVKLADFKAKYARYLDTLIDPNHPDLGPKNNRFVIMNGRIEHGRKEFSKRWQMDCFGSINWFEHTSICEQSHHIGYYEMTRKWDKGKWGSGKHHMKPDIYNSKYILYFGTGAFEANFGPTSLARKVTQGLSDGTLKIAVADPRFSKTAAKAQQWLPLKPGTDAALAYGVIRWIIDNKRYDAKYLTCANKTAANAVKETTWSNATYLVKIDKDGPGALLRAGEAGVGGKEEFVAMVGGRPTAVDVQNGKPVVGDLTFVGTVGGHKVKTVFSLLTEMAHGKTVAQWADECGLPKAEIVRAARDFSSYGKQAVAELYRGPVQHTNGYYNAQAIITLNVLNGNADWKGGLQAGGGHWHEDGSKNGPYNIKKLYADKTKAFGVPLTREKYRYEDSTLFAGYPAKRCWYPFSGNIYQEIIPSAAMDYPYTVDALFLHKGSPALSVPGANKNIEVLQDLNKIPLLFASDIVIGETSMYADYIFPDTAIWERWGTPHPTPDLLTAVSRVRQPLVQAMTEKVKVFGVEQPLGMEAVLLALAERLDLPNHGKDGLGKDQPLERADDWFIRMVANLAQGDKPNNQVPPADEKEQQIFAEARKYLSGYAYDPQRWRRILGDDMFLRTITVLNRGGRFEDAEHAYKGNKVNHQYKGPFNLYVEKVGLAKHPGTGKRFSGLALADPIRDFHGKEVKDAGYDMTLITYKDIVGGQSRTIGNYWSQGRELAENYILMNSRDARKLGLRDGGHANIVSASNPDGMWQIGHGLDRSVGGKVKVIEGIRPGVVAVSWSCGHWAYGANDVKVDGKVVKGDKRRGKGICPNAAMRIDPALGDMCLTDPIGGSSSFYDTKVKVVPA; encoded by the coding sequence ATGAAAAAGAAGGATAAAGAACAGATTGCCGCCCAAGCGGAAGTGATCGATGAAAAAGGAGTCAACCGCCGCGGTTTTTTGAAGTGCGGCGCATTTTTGGGCGGTTCGCTGCTGGTCGCCAGCCAGATGGAATGGGCGCTCGGTATGGTGGCCAAGGCCGAGGCCGGGACGCTTTCAGCGGACGACACCTATGAATTGGCCAAGGCCGAAAACATTATTTACGGAGCTTGCCTACAGTGCCACACCGCCTGCAGTATCAAGGGTAAAATCCTCAATGGCGTGCTGGTCAAAATCGACGGCAACCCTTACAGCGCCATGACCATGAGCCCGCATCTATCGTATAAAACCAACCTGGCCGAGGCGGCGAAGGTTGACGGCCACCTCTGTCCCAAAGGTCAGGCCGGCATCCAGTCACTGTACGATCCCTACCGCATTGTCAAGGTGCTCAAGCGCGCCGGCAAGCGTGGAGAGAACAAGTGGCAGGTGGTCTCTTTCGACCAGGCGGTTAATGAAATCGTCAACGGCGGCAAGCTTTTTAAGCATGTTGCCGGAGAGAAAAATCGTACCGTCAAGGGTCTCAAGGAAACCTATGCACTGCGCGACAGTAAGGTCGCGGCCGCCATGGCCAAGGACGCCGCTGCCGTCGGCAAGAAGAAGGTGAAGCTGGCCGATTTCAAGGCCAAGTACGCCAGGTACCTTGATACCCTGATCGATCCCAACCACCCCGATCTCGGTCCGAAAAACAATAGATTTGTCATCATGAACGGCCGGATCGAGCATGGCCGCAAGGAGTTCTCCAAGCGCTGGCAGATGGATTGCTTCGGCAGTATCAACTGGTTCGAACACACTTCTATCTGCGAGCAGTCCCACCATATCGGCTACTACGAGATGACCCGCAAGTGGGACAAGGGCAAGTGGGGCAGCGGCAAGCACCACATGAAACCCGATATCTACAATTCGAAATATATCCTCTACTTCGGCACCGGGGCCTTCGAGGCCAACTTCGGGCCGACCAGCCTGGCACGCAAGGTCACCCAGGGGCTCTCCGATGGTACGCTGAAGATCGCCGTGGCCGATCCGCGTTTCTCCAAGACCGCGGCCAAGGCTCAGCAGTGGTTGCCGCTTAAGCCGGGCACCGATGCCGCTCTGGCCTACGGCGTGATCCGCTGGATCATCGACAACAAGCGTTATGATGCCAAGTATCTAACCTGCGCCAACAAGACGGCGGCCAATGCGGTCAAGGAGACCACCTGGAGCAACGCTACCTATCTGGTCAAAATCGACAAGGACGGTCCTGGCGCTCTGTTGCGCGCCGGCGAAGCCGGAGTCGGCGGCAAGGAAGAATTTGTTGCCATGGTCGGTGGCCGGCCCACTGCTGTTGATGTCCAAAATGGCAAGCCGGTCGTCGGCGATCTCACTTTTGTCGGAACCGTCGGTGGCCATAAGGTCAAAACGGTCTTCTCCCTGCTCACCGAAATGGCCCACGGTAAGACTGTGGCCCAGTGGGCCGACGAGTGCGGTTTGCCCAAGGCTGAAATCGTTCGTGCCGCCAGGGACTTTTCCTCTTACGGCAAGCAGGCGGTGGCCGAACTCTATCGTGGTCCGGTTCAGCACACCAACGGCTACTACAACGCCCAGGCGATCATCACCCTCAATGTGTTGAACGGCAACGCCGATTGGAAGGGAGGTCTGCAGGCTGGTGGCGGCCACTGGCACGAGGACGGTAGCAAGAACGGTCCCTATAACATCAAGAAGCTCTATGCCGACAAGACGAAAGCGTTCGGCGTGCCCCTCACCCGTGAAAAATACAGGTATGAGGATTCGACCCTGTTCGCCGGCTACCCGGCCAAACGTTGCTGGTATCCCTTCTCCGGCAACATCTATCAAGAAATCATCCCCTCGGCCGCCATGGACTATCCCTACACTGTCGATGCCCTTTTCCTGCACAAGGGGAGCCCGGCACTGAGTGTTCCGGGAGCGAACAAGAACATCGAGGTTCTTCAGGACCTGAACAAGATCCCGCTGTTGTTTGCCTCGGATATCGTCATCGGCGAAACCTCCATGTACGCTGATTACATCTTCCCCGACACCGCCATCTGGGAGCGCTGGGGTACGCCTCATCCTACGCCTGACCTGCTGACTGCCGTTTCCAGGGTCCGTCAGCCGCTGGTCCAGGCAATGACCGAGAAGGTCAAGGTTTTCGGTGTCGAGCAGCCGCTGGGGATGGAAGCGGTTCTGCTGGCGCTTGCCGAGCGACTCGACCTGCCGAACCACGGCAAGGATGGCTTAGGCAAGGATCAGCCGTTGGAGCGCGCTGACGACTGGTTCATCCGTATGGTCGCCAACCTGGCTCAAGGCGACAAGCCGAATAACCAGGTGCCCCCCGCCGACGAGAAAGAACAGCAAATTTTTGCCGAGGCACGCAAGTATCTCTCCGGCTACGCTTATGACCCACAGCGCTGGCGCAGGATTCTGGGTGATGACATGTTCCTGCGCACCATCACCGTACTGAATCGCGGTGGCCGCTTCGAAGACGCCGAGCATGCCTACAAGGGGAACAAGGTTAATCATCAGTACAAGGGGCCGTTCAATCTTTACGTTGAAAAAGTGGGCCTGGCCAAACACCCCGGTACCGGCAAGCGCTTCTCCGGATTGGCTCTGGCCGATCCGATCCGCGATTTTCACGGCAAAGAAGTCAAGGATGCCGGCTATGACATGACACTGATCACCTATAAGGACATCGTCGGCGGGCAATCACGAACCATCGGCAACTACTGGTCCCAAGGACGTGAACTGGCCGAGAACTACATTTTGATGAACTCGCGCGATGCCAGGAAGCTTGGTCTGCGTGATGGCGGCCATGCCAATATCGTCTCCGCCAGTAACCCGGACGGCATGTGGCAAATCGGCCATGGCCTCGACCGGTCGGTCGGTGGCAAGGTCAAGGTGATCGAAGGGATCCGCCCCGGTGTGGTGGCGGTCTCCTGGTCCTGCGGCCACTGGGCCTACGGTGCCAACGACGTCAAGGTCGACGGCAAGGTGGTCAAGGGCGACAAGCGCCGCGGCAAGGGGATCTGTCCCAACGCCGCCATGCGTATCGACCCGGCCCTGGGAGATATGTGCCTGACCGATCCGATCGGGGGATCCTCGTCATTCTATGACACCAAGGTCAAGGTGGTACCCGCCTGA